agAAGTAAATCGCATTTACCCCTAAATCTGGGTCTGGCAACATCTATTCAAGCTTTGGACCTATCAGGTCTGAGCCTATACACTAATTACTTTATGCGCTTGGATATAATAAGATTCTATCCATTGATAAGCCTAATTATGTATGttttgtaaaaattcaaacaaataattatattttatatattaaaaaaaaaaaaaacaacaactaaACCTTCACACATAATCACTTTAACCTATGAAGATAGGATAAATAGCGTTTGATTTGTTTGTCTCAAACAATCATAACAAAGTTGTTGTGATGGGACCAAATAAGTGGTAAAGAAGAGCGAATGAGTGAAGAAGATAAGCTTTATAAATCCTATATGCTTCTGTCGGCCATAAATTGTTAAAGGATGTGAGATGTGTAGGATTAATAACTCAACTTATACTGTCACATATGCATCTTCTACACTCAAAATACAATTGATTGCTTAACTATAGTTAAACTCCTTTTCATATTCAGAGCCAATAgcttaaaataagtttttatcagcttattattcaaaataaaataaattataacgagttttttttagatttgatataattctgaatatttttattattgtttgaaaaattacaaataccgcTTCatcattaaacaaattatctttattttttagttgctatagataatttatgcaattatgcaaaagatatggatgattaaataaatatatatcaaattatgagtgtaaatataattatatttgtatatacaCACTTGCGTGGAATCCGTGTTATGCACAATtatacctatatttttttatctatttagtaatatatatatatatatgtgtgtgtgtgtgtataattttaaaataagattttggaTAAGTgaatttatctaattatttagataaatataaagaattctaaatgaatataaaatggATGAGCCTTTTAAtcaatgaaatttttcataataattaaaaagcaaATATAATCCTAAAAtgtgaatttaattaagaaaatataaattaactcAGTATCTAAATCTTGCAGATAAGATTTCGGATAGGTggatttgtttatataaatataaaattactatttaattaatttaaattaaacaaaaattctaaccaatgagattttttattttcaagaaaaaaatttaaaataatcaaaaattaGTATTCGGTCAAAATTGgcttaattttagttaaatttcattctgctatatatatataagagcgactaattattattaattaaaataaattaattataatcatttatgTCGGATATCAatcattacaataattatactatgatcaataatatcaaataaacaaaatttaatcaacactTACTATTACAGTAGAAACAACATCCCACATACAAAATGGAATTCGAATTCAtgaactttaaaattttgaattcatgatcaataatatcaaataaattgaattaagcGTGATTGgggtatatattttatttaattgtttgagAGAGAGTGAGGGTGAAGGAAGGGAAAAGTAAGAGGAAAATGAAAGGTGATAAATGAAGAGCACATGATTACACTTTCCTccaaaggaaaaggaaaagcagTAGAGAAAATTCCGGCATCGTATTGGCTGGCCCCATCACCACCGTCAATCGCGCTTCCCTCTTtcgttattttatatttaatttattttttgagataaatcAGAAGAGGGAAAtatggtttgagaaattggCTTCTCCGCGGTTGCTGACCCACGGATGACGTCACATGTTCGATCCTTCCTGGACAAGCcatcaaaagtaaaataatttcactGCGTATCTCAAtcaagttgaaaattttgatccgctattcaattttatttttttttgaaaaattaatatttgattttaatttttgtaaaataatcgTACTGAATATCGAAATGTCattatctttaatttatatgtacatattttttatagcaaaacattgaaaagaaaatcgaTAACCATTGAAATTGAATcgaataattcaaattaatattttgtataggGTTCTGgtatatcaaattttcaatttactaaaattttgatttgattcaattttaattttgcatatcGAGCTGCCTTGATCCTAATGTAACccataaaagaatatatatatatatatatatgatcttcCCCGCTTGTATAAAACATGCatgcatttaatatatatacacacatccAACGTTCGTACGCGAGATTTCTCATAAGGTACTTTTGTTGCCCCAATCATTGGGTTGGGTTGTTCTCCTGGAACATAAATCCccaaattcatattttgtttgataGGTTTAACAAATCCAGTACAAAGAGTTTTTATCGATTAATTTCAAtcaattattgaataatttgaattatttttcaactctAACATCTACTGAACTAGAGACTGAAGCATGGCATATCGAGGATTGTAATTCCCTTCATATtcaaagtatataaaataattgatattttatcagTTTATTATGTTCATTAATTTTGCTTATTACCTTActcaaaatagtaataataataataaatagggCTGGGCCTGGACCGCATCGACCCGAGAACACCGGGTCAATAATCCAATTCAGTGGACCAATTGGGTATCGGATTAGGTCGGGTCGAATCAAGTGGATAATTAATGGGTAATGATAGGTCTAATCctattaagattttttcttttaatggattaattgattgatatgaatataaaaaatcggAAAAGGCAGGTCATTTAAACATAGTCGACAACTGCCCCGCTTCCGCTTCCGCTTTCATATTAGTACCACATGTTTCATATGAAAATGAGTACCAACGgctacattaattaaattaatcaattggCAAATTAGTTGATTAGCACAATCTTTGCTTCCGCGttcaaattgttttaatttttctctctttttattaaataatacaataataataatttgactatttctttttgtataaaaataaatttcatttacgTTATACGTATGggatatattaaaatcattttagtataatactccatatataaaatataatcaaataatagtTCATGAATTAGATCATTCGAATCAgtacaatattaaaaagttatatttgaattgctggatttgcatttcttgaaataatttcaaattatttatattaaaaaaataaaatttatatttgataagaTGTAATTCAAAGTTTCAAACTATAACTatacaaacaaatataaaataaatataggattgaaaattcataattttgaatcaaTCAATCTAAATATAGCCTAAAAATAGATGTAATTTTGAgttaagagaaaattattgtttttaaaatggaGATGATAATTATGGGGcgattcaaaatttatttaatgtatttgtaaaattatttatactgcATTTGATAaggaaagaatttaaaaaaaatcaaacgtacgaatattcaataaaatataattcaaagtCAGAGTGGAATCAAATCCTTCCATTTCAGGATTATCTAAACAATATTGGATAGTTGTAAATTCATTCACcctattttgtataatttatagggataattttatctatactCCTAAAATGCaatctatttacataaattatttatgtttattgcatagttacaaaaataatttctaccAATGAAAAAGTAACAACACTTTGACTTTTTTTAGgagtgtatgtgtaatttcaaaaagataaatacGATTTTCCtaaatgatgttgatatttttagcatatgaatgtataatttttaaaaggtaaaaaaaaattatataaataaattatagattaggggtgtagatgtaattattcctaaatttaAAAGCTCCACCTAGCTTAATCATTGCgttttatatattgtaaaaatgCAAAAAGGGTAATATCGGAAGAAACATTTGTAGCTAGCATGGTGAGCTGAAACATTTTGGTTGCGGGCTAAGGCACATGAAGAATTTAGTACTACTCTTCAGCTTGTAAGCAGCTTTGACGCGCAAATTCCCCGATTCACCCTCCCCAGCCCCACGCCTTTCTCCAGCTAAATCCTACCGCCTCTAGAACGCCCCTACCCCGCGTATAAATGAAGTAGGAAATCGTCATCTCCGAAACGCCAACCTTACGGATTCCATTTCCTTCCCACTCTCCCCAgtccctatatatatagacctGTTCGTCtccatttcttcttcaaacCCTCGCATGAAAAATTCATATGCTTCAAAGTTTTGGTAGAAATCGCAGATCATGACCAACATCCCTAAATCGCTAACCGACTCCGCATTAACCCTTTTCAAACTCGCCATCTCGGCCTCAGATCCTTGGCCCTTTTCTCTCTAGTGATTGTAAACCCTaggtttttcttgattttgcgCCCCCTTTTCTTGAATCTGTACAGGCATACTCGTGGATTGTGCGTTTACTACGATGGGAAGCGGAGATAAGAGCGGTCACCTGAATTTCCATCTGCATATGCCGCACGTTCAtttccaccaccaccaccacggCGGCGGAGGAAGGCGGGAGACGAGGGGTATTCCGAAGGGATGCGTGGCGATAACGGTGGGGCAAGGGGCGGAGCAGCAGCGGTTTGTGATTCCGGTGATTTACGTGAACCACCCGCTGTTCACGCAACTGCTGAAGGAGGCGGAGGAAGAGTACGGTTTCGATCAGAAGGGTCCGATCAATATTCCGTGCCATGTGGAGGAGTTTCGTCAGGTGAGAGGTATGATTGACAAGGAAACGACGACGTCCCatcatcaccaccaccacgACCACCCTCATCACTACCCGTTCATGTGCTTCAAAGCTTAGATGTATTTTCACGGGTTGCTTCCTTGATGGTTGATTACGTTTGATGATCTAATTTTATGGTTGTTTCAgtcttaatttgttttcttgctAACTTAGTTGATCAAAACGAATGTATTCATCAGATATTTAGCAAATGtttaatatcattttcaattcATCAATCAACTTGCAATTCactttaattaaactaaacgtaaataaacaattttagTGTACAATTATCAAAACATCAAGTCATGCAAACTCATATGTTTACAGCTTTATCCCATCTACTTATGAATGCAATTACAACACTATCTGTAAAACTTGGCTTGGTCTTTCTGTccttgttttatttctttcttttggggTGGTTGTTGGTTTATTTGTCCTTTTCATAATGATGGGAAGATTAAGTTGGGCTAATCTTATTTTGCTTTAGTGATAAGGTTTGAGTACTCATAATTGAAAGATCGTTGTATCAagcttgtatatatattccattataatatatcattgattatttattattaatataattttttttatttgtgatcGGCTTTGTCCTGACTAGTAACGTAATGcaattgtgtatatatatatataaagattagtAATCTTTATTATTAACACTTAAAAGTAAACTAATGGAGGACCTTCGAATTACGCTTCTACAAGGGACGGATCCCGTAAATACTACACATCTTAGATAGTTGATTAATGTGAGTTCATAATATATGtcaaaaataaactttgatTTATAATACTCAAGTGGAAATATAACAAGTCAACAGCAAGAATCTTAATTGGTGTGGTCATGTATCCATTAAGGAAATGGTCGACAGTCAGATGATCTGTTGTGAAGGAGGTTTCAGGTGCGGGTCCCGATTTCAAATTTGACAtccattttcctttctttttcagattggTGGGACAAAGAAACCCACAAATTTTGGCTTTGCCTTTGCCTTTACACTGCTTCCAACTTCTATCTTCAGTTACACAGCTGTGTAACAGCCCCAATTTGacttttcaataaattattttttcttagtgGATCTTTGCTTAACTTTAAGGAATAATTGCCTTCACATTCCTGATTTTTATGGTCTGTATTCCTATggttttatgtaattgtaataattaagtttaacagtaaaaaaaatattgataatttgtacaatgatgttgatgttgttgacaaatatacatataatttttcataaataggaTAATTTGTGTGAatgatattaacattttttgttagtgtatttttaactttagaaaatgataatttgtataaatagactATAGATAATAGGGTgtggatataattataccttaactttatttcaaaaaaattacaaatttatatatcttatagaatatattttttggaaaaaagaagatgagttcttgaattattttggtaaaataaaagtatgatactgataaaatattaataatgataattttataattaatatattagagATGAAGAAGttgttctaaaattttaaaaataagttatgacctactttcttttttgttctttttgacaaattttgtAAGATTCAAAACTCATCTTAAAAAcatcttaaaaaagaaaaaattatcaaacacttTTCAACACCTtcttaattacataatattaattgtataactCTTCACAATTTCGggtaattatccttttataatttaaaaaataacataaataattcaaatcaataaattactacactatttaatatataaaaaaaaatggaaatggCGGATGGGACGAGGCGTATATGAAGCAACATGGGACACATGAAGAGGTCATAATGAAGAAGGTGGAAAAATGATatgtaattatgaatattcctTTAAATTCTCTTTGTTAATTTGTTCTCTCCATCTCCACGAAAGTGGGAGTCTTTTGTGCATTTCACAAACcacatttcatttttaattaggaATGGGATTTCGCATATgtagtaatatataatagcCATTGACTTTGAAGGAGTTTGTGCTAAGTAAGGAATATGGTGCTGTTTACGCGTATCATGTTTTACGTTTTGGATTTATGACAAATACGGCttccttttattaatttaacccccattttttctttcttttttcaatttataaattctgtttttagagaaaaatgaCTACTAAGCTATTTCTCGAACAAAATAGAATTTGATCCATGTTTGTGCACCACTCAAGTATTCAAACCTAGAGAAGATTTTCTGACTCTATAACTATTATCGATGATCACTCACGGTTCAGTTGTatgtaattaatgaaatacaattttgaaGCGTTTGATAG
The window above is part of the Sesamum indicum cultivar Zhongzhi No. 13 linkage group LG7, S_indicum_v1.0, whole genome shotgun sequence genome. Proteins encoded here:
- the LOC105166772 gene encoding auxin-responsive protein SAUR32-like, whose product is MGSGDKSGHLNFHLHMPHVHFHHHHHGGGGRRETRGIPKGCVAITVGQGAEQQRFVIPVIYVNHPLFTQLLKEAEEEYGFDQKGPINIPCHVEEFRQVRGMIDKETTTSHHHHHHDHPHHYPFMCFKA